In Daphnia pulex isolate KAP4 chromosome 7, ASM2113471v1, one genomic interval encodes:
- the LOC124198142 gene encoding pro-resilin-like isoform X2 produces the protein MQVALIAFSLVVFVVATPVPSYHDYNTPSYPEYKEKEYHHAPANYNFKYDAVDHYANFGHEESRKGDFTKGSYYVDLPDGRRQHVNYYVDGYSGYVAEVTYEGEIQYYNDYKSPYYYKSHKQTYQY, from the exons ATGCAG gtCGCACTAATTGCATTTTCGCTggtcgtcttcgtcgtcgccACCCCCGTTCCTTCCTATCACGATTACAATACCCCCAGCTATCCCGaatataaggaaaaagaatatcaCCAT GCTCCTGCGAACTACAACTTCAAATATGACGCCGTGGACCATTACGCAAACTTCGGACATGAGGAAAGCCGCAAAGGAGATTTCACCAAAGGAAGTTACTATGTCGACTTACCTGACGGTCGTCGACAGCACGTGAATTACTACGTCGATGGTTACTCTGGTTATGTCGCCGAAGTCACGTACGAAGGAGAAATCCAGTACTACAACGATTACAAATCGCCCTACTACTACAAATCACATAAACAAACTTATCAATATTAA
- the LOC124198142 gene encoding pro-resilin-like isoform X1 yields MRRFTNLTLIQKEVALIAFSLVVFVVATPVPSYHDYNTPSYPEYKEKEYHHAPANYNFKYDAVDHYANFGHEESRKGDFTKGSYYVDLPDGRRQHVNYYVDGYSGYVAEVTYEGEIQYYNDYKSPYYYKSHKQTYQY; encoded by the exons ATGAGGCGGTTTACAAACTTGACGTTGATTCAGAAAGAG gtCGCACTAATTGCATTTTCGCTggtcgtcttcgtcgtcgccACCCCCGTTCCTTCCTATCACGATTACAATACCCCCAGCTATCCCGaatataaggaaaaagaatatcaCCAT GCTCCTGCGAACTACAACTTCAAATATGACGCCGTGGACCATTACGCAAACTTCGGACATGAGGAAAGCCGCAAAGGAGATTTCACCAAAGGAAGTTACTATGTCGACTTACCTGACGGTCGTCGACAGCACGTGAATTACTACGTCGATGGTTACTCTGGTTATGTCGCCGAAGTCACGTACGAAGGAGAAATCCAGTACTACAACGATTACAAATCGCCCTACTACTACAAATCACATAAACAAACTTATCAATATTAA
- the LOC124198139 gene encoding apolipoprotein D-like isoform X1 yields the protein MHSSIILTVLLMLIGVINCQTLNFGRCPALDVKQDFDLAKYAGKWYEYSKNRRYWIIMDSGLKCASETYTLEGDDTLLMHNEGQRIINNRPVSVKAVGKHVAPGKLLFSFNSVTLHGTAAEDVPYWILDTDYTNYSVVWSCSENAGVNAQVTWILTREIKPDPSVVRTAMEVLSRNGLGRTSMVTTNHRSNCRPNYRYFGYPSGFPISPF from the exons ATGCATTCCTCTATTATTTTAACAGTGCTATTAATGTTGATTGGTGTCATCAACTGTCAAACGTTAAATTTTGGACGATGCCCTGCCCTCGATGTCAAGCAGGATTTCGATTTGGCTAAG TACGCTGGAAAATGGTACGAGTACAGCAAAAATCGAAGATACTGGATCATCATGGATTCCGGATTGAAATGCGCATCCGAGACCTACACTTTGGAAGGTGACGACACACTTCTCATGCATAACGAAGGCCAGCGAATCAT AAACAATCGGCCCGTGTCTGTCAAAGCTGTCGGAAAACATGTGGCTCCCGGAAAACTGTTATTCAGCTTCAATAGTGTTACAC TGCATGGCACTGCGGCGGAGGACGTTCCGTACTGGATCCTCGACACGGACTACACAAATTACTCGGTTGTTTGGAGCTGCTCTGAAAATGCCGGTGTTAATGCTC AGGTCACATGGATTCTTACGCGTGAAATTAAACCTGATCCGTCTGTTGTGAGAACGGCCATGGAGGTGCTCAGCCGCAACGGACTAGGTCGTACGTCTATGGTTACAACCAACCACCGAAGCAATTGCAG GCCCAACTACAGATATTTTGGTTATCCTTCTGGTTTCCCCATTTCCCCATTTTGA
- the LOC124198139 gene encoding apolipoprotein D-like isoform X2, whose amino-acid sequence MLIGVINCQTLNFGRCPALDVKQDFDLAKYAGKWYEYSKNRRYWIIMDSGLKCASETYTLEGDDTLLMHNEGQRIINNRPVSVKAVGKHVAPGKLLFSFNSVTLHGTAAEDVPYWILDTDYTNYSVVWSCSENAGVNAQVTWILTREIKPDPSVVRTAMEVLSRNGLGRTSMVTTNHRSNCRPNYRYFGYPSGFPISPF is encoded by the exons ATGTTGATTGGTGTCATCAACTGTCAAACGTTAAATTTTGGACGATGCCCTGCCCTCGATGTCAAGCAGGATTTCGATTTGGCTAAG TACGCTGGAAAATGGTACGAGTACAGCAAAAATCGAAGATACTGGATCATCATGGATTCCGGATTGAAATGCGCATCCGAGACCTACACTTTGGAAGGTGACGACACACTTCTCATGCATAACGAAGGCCAGCGAATCAT AAACAATCGGCCCGTGTCTGTCAAAGCTGTCGGAAAACATGTGGCTCCCGGAAAACTGTTATTCAGCTTCAATAGTGTTACAC TGCATGGCACTGCGGCGGAGGACGTTCCGTACTGGATCCTCGACACGGACTACACAAATTACTCGGTTGTTTGGAGCTGCTCTGAAAATGCCGGTGTTAATGCTC AGGTCACATGGATTCTTACGCGTGAAATTAAACCTGATCCGTCTGTTGTGAGAACGGCCATGGAGGTGCTCAGCCGCAACGGACTAGGTCGTACGTCTATGGTTACAACCAACCACCGAAGCAATTGCAG GCCCAACTACAGATATTTTGGTTATCCTTCTGGTTTCCCCATTTCCCCATTTTGA
- the LOC124198141 gene encoding apolipoprotein D-like yields the protein MRASTTLAMFLMAIELINCQTLNMGRCPTVEVKKDFDLAKYAGTWYENTKNRRYWFIMDSGLKCASETYTLEGNDTITVHNKGQRILPIASRFVSVKGVGKLLSPGKFAFTYEDSPFSPQDVPYWVLDTDYTNYAVVWSCSVRARVNAQITWILTREIKPDPSVLRTAMDVLSRNGLGRTSMIPTSHSSCREAP from the exons ATGCGTGCCTCAACCACTCTTGCAATGTTTCTTATGGCGATCGAGCTGATCAATTGCCAAACGCTGAATATGGGCCGATGTCCTACAGTAGAAGTGAAAAAGGATTTCGATTTGGCCAAG TACGCTGGAACTTGGTACGAAAATACTAAAAACAGAAGATATTGGTTCATCATGGATTCTGGGCTTAAATGCGCTTCGGAAACTTACACCTTGGAAGGCAACGACACCATTACTGTGCACAACAAAGGCCAGCGTATCCTCCCAAT AGCCAGCCGATTTGTGTCTGTGAAAGGTGTCGGAAAACTACTAAGTCCAGGAAAATTCGCGTTTACTTATGAAGACTCCCCGT TCTCCCCACAGGACGTACCTTACTGGGTACTCGACACCGACTATACGAATTATGCGGTCGTTTGGAGTTGTTCTGTTAGAGCAAGGGTTAATGCCC AGATTACCTGGATTTTAACGCGTGAAATTAAACCCGACCCGTCCGTCTTGCGAACGGCAATGGACGTCCTTAGCCGCAACGGCCTAGGTCGTACGTCGATGATCCCGACTAGCCACTCGAGCTGCAG AGAAGCGCCCTGA